The following proteins are co-located in the Neomonachus schauinslandi chromosome 8, ASM220157v2, whole genome shotgun sequence genome:
- the GPR6 gene encoding G-protein coupled receptor 6, producing MNASASSLNESQVVAVTAEGAAAAATAAGARDSGEWGPPAAAALGGGGAANVSLELSSQLPAGPPGLLLSAVNPWDVLLCVSGTVIAGENALVVALIASTPALRTPMFVLVGSLATADLLAGCGLILHFVFQYVVPSETVSLLTVGFLVASFAASVSSLLAITVDRYLSLYNALTYYSRRTLLGVHFLLAATWTVSLGLGLLPVLGWNCLAERATCSVVRPLTRSHVALLSAAFFAVFGIMLHLYVRICQVVWRHAHQIALQQHCLAPPHLAATRKGVGTLAVVLGTFGASWLPFAIYCVVGSREDPAVYTYATLLPATYNSMINPIIYAFRNQEIQRALWLLFCGCFQSKVPFRSRSPSEV from the coding sequence ATGAACGCGAGCGCCTCCTCGCTCAACGAGTCCCAGGTGGTGGCAGTGACGGCCGagggagcggcggcggcggccacaGCGGCAGGGGCGCGGGACAGCGGTGAATGGGGGCCGCCTGCGGCGGCGGCGCTGGGGGGAGGCGGCGCAGCTAACGTGTCCCTGGAGCTGTCTTCTCAGCTGCCGGCCGGGCCGCCGGGGCTGCTGCTGTCGGCGGTGAATCCTTGGGACGTGCTCCTGTGCGTGTCGGGGACGGTGATCGCAGGCGAAAACGCGCTGGTAGTGGCGCTAATCGCGTCCACCCCCGCGCTGCGCACGCCCATGTTCGTGCTGGTGGGCAGCCTGGCCACCGCCGACCTGCTGGCGGGCTGCGGCCTCATCCTTCACTTCGTGTTCCAGTACGTGGTGCCCTCAGAGACGGTGAGCCTGCTCACGGTGGGCTTCCTCGTGGCCTCCTTCGCTGCCTCGGTCAGCAGCCTGCTGGCCATCACGGTGGACCGCTACCTGTCTCTCTACAACGCGCTCACCTACTACTCGCGCCGGACCCTGCTGGGAGTGCACTTCCTGCTCGCCGCCACCTGGACGGTGTCCCTAGGTCTCGGGTTGCTGCCGGTGCTCGGCTGGAACTGCCTAGCAGAGCGCGCCACCTGCAGCGTGGTGCGCCCGCTGACACGCAGCCACGTGGCGCTGCTCTCCGCCGCGTTCTTTGCGGTCTTTGGCATCATGCTGCACCTGTACGTGCGCATCTGCCAGGTGGTCTGGCGCCACGCACACCAGATCGCGCTGCAGCAACACTGCCTGGCGCCGCCCCACCTCGCAGCCACCAGAAAGGGTGTGGGTACGCTGGCTGTGGTGCTGGGCACTTTCGGCGCCAGTTGGCTGCCCTTCGCCATCTACTGCGTGGTAGGCAGCCGCGAGGACCCGGCAGTCTATACCTACGCCACCCTGCTGCCCGCCACCTACAACTCCATGATCAATCCTATCATCTATGCCTTCCGCAACCAGGAGATTCAGCGTGCCCTGTGGCTCCTGTTCTGTGGCTGTTTCCAGTCCAAAGTGCCCTTCCGTTCTAGGTCCCCCAGTGAGGTCTGA